The Acidobacteriota bacterium genome includes a region encoding these proteins:
- a CDS encoding FAD-binding protein, which yields MTTARPTTIDDLAALVPSRTRWHVRAGGTKPALSTPPPDVDQLNLAGLTGITEYSPEECTFTALAGTRLSDVQHALAPHRQYLPFDPPFAPAGATLGGTVAAGVSGPGRLRFGGVRDFLIGVRLVDGDGHVRQSGGKVVKNAAGFLLHQALVGSAGRFAVLAELTFKVFPAPEASATVAIATGSVTDAVALMLMVQRERFDVDAMDIAPPGTLFVRLSGFAEALPARLERLQRVAGISAHVLTGSDEASVWREARECEWSEDGASLVRVPLTSSQVARLDVSLDAHGVRRRYSVAGNLAWIAWTPPLDTLDTLLRGLGLGGQVLIAPTPLHSPFLGIVTAGVFDERVRTVLDPHRRFAG from the coding sequence ATGACCACGGCACGCCCCACGACCATCGACGATCTCGCGGCGCTCGTGCCGAGTCGGACTCGCTGGCACGTGCGTGCTGGCGGCACCAAACCGGCACTCTCGACGCCACCGCCGGACGTCGACCAGTTGAACCTCGCCGGCCTCACCGGCATCACCGAGTATTCGCCGGAGGAGTGTACGTTCACCGCGCTCGCCGGGACGCGTCTCTCAGACGTGCAGCACGCACTGGCCCCGCACCGACAGTACCTCCCGTTCGATCCGCCGTTCGCACCGGCGGGCGCGACGCTGGGTGGAACGGTGGCCGCCGGTGTCAGCGGGCCGGGCCGTCTGCGGTTCGGCGGCGTCCGCGACTTCCTCATCGGCGTCCGCCTGGTCGACGGCGACGGGCATGTCCGTCAGAGCGGCGGCAAGGTGGTGAAGAACGCCGCTGGGTTCCTCCTCCATCAGGCGCTCGTCGGCAGCGCGGGACGATTCGCCGTGCTGGCCGAGCTCACGTTCAAGGTCTTCCCGGCACCGGAAGCCTCCGCCACTGTCGCGATCGCGACGGGCAGCGTTACCGACGCCGTCGCACTGATGCTGATGGTGCAGCGTGAGCGCTTCGACGTCGACGCGATGGACATCGCGCCGCCGGGCACGCTTTTCGTGCGGCTCTCGGGATTCGCCGAGGCGCTTCCCGCGCGTCTCGAGCGCCTGCAACGTGTTGCCGGCATCAGTGCGCATGTCCTTACAGGTTCGGACGAGGCGTCCGTGTGGCGAGAGGCGCGTGAATGCGAGTGGAGCGAGGACGGCGCGTCGCTGGTACGTGTCCCGCTCACGAGTTCGCAGGTCGCGCGACTCGACGTGAGTCTCGACGCCCATGGCGTACGCCGGCGATACAGCGTCGCTGGCAACCTTGCGTGGATCGCGTGGACACCGCCGCTCGACACGCTCGACACGCTCTTGCGCGGTCTCGGACTCGGCGGTCAGGTGTTGATCGCTCCGACACCTCTCCACTCGCCGTTCCTCGGCATCGTCACGGCAGGCGTGTTCGACGAGCGCGTGCGGACGGTGCTCGATCCGCATCGCCGATTCGCAGGGTGA
- a CDS encoding YncE family protein, translated as MTRLAGAARAAILVLACVVSYAHTAASTRSMTLRSVGAGIYEVVVGMSTDAVYVASTEPSARRIFVLDPKTLRERTSLDTDGRPVFGLAFNDRTRVLYGTSTTTGTVVAIDAVSGRTIATIGKAGDPGAHVFRALVDPVANRVYVSIPEPASRIWVIDGATHTIAHEITNVGGRSTGLALDTRRNRLFTCSIASSEIIEIDLATRQVVRRFASGGAGTTHLEYDGAADRLYASHQRSGTVTALDVASGKVVETIATGDGALGLALDTARQRLYVTNRGAETVSVIDTRTLTVIETRTGGTRPNTVAVDPRTGVAYVTFKSREGSPDRVGRIAPD; from the coding sequence ATGACGCGGCTGGCGGGCGCCGCGCGGGCCGCCATCCTGGTGCTGGCGTGCGTCGTGTCGTACGCGCACACCGCGGCGAGTACCCGATCGATGACGTTGCGATCCGTCGGCGCCGGTATCTATGAAGTGGTCGTCGGGATGAGCACCGACGCGGTGTACGTCGCGTCGACGGAACCATCGGCGCGACGCATCTTCGTGCTCGATCCGAAGACCCTGCGCGAGCGGACGTCATTGGACACCGACGGCAGGCCCGTATTCGGGCTGGCGTTCAACGACCGCACGCGCGTGCTGTATGGCACGAGCACCACGACGGGCACCGTCGTGGCGATCGACGCCGTCTCGGGCCGCACGATCGCCACGATCGGCAAGGCCGGCGATCCTGGCGCGCACGTGTTCCGCGCACTCGTCGACCCCGTGGCCAATCGCGTGTACGTCTCGATTCCGGAGCCCGCGAGCCGCATCTGGGTGATCGACGGGGCAACGCACACGATCGCGCACGAAATCACCAACGTCGGCGGACGTTCGACAGGCCTCGCGCTCGACACCAGGCGCAACCGGTTGTTCACGTGCAGCATCGCCAGCAGCGAGATCATCGAGATCGATCTCGCCACGCGGCAGGTCGTGCGCCGCTTCGCGTCCGGTGGCGCAGGGACGACGCACCTGGAGTACGACGGTGCGGCGGACCGTCTCTACGCGAGCCATCAGCGGTCGGGCACCGTGACGGCGCTCGACGTGGCGAGCGGGAAGGTCGTGGAGACAATCGCGACAGGTGATGGCGCGCTGGGACTGGCGCTCGACACTGCGCGGCAGCGTCTCTACGTGACCAACAGGGGCGCCGAGACGGTGTCGGTGATCGACACGCGCACGCTGACGGTCATCGAGACGCGCACGGGAGGCACGCGGCCCAACACGGTGGCTGTCGATCCGCGCACGGGCGTCGCCTACGTGACGTTCAAGTCGCGCGAGGGATCGCCGGATCGCGTAGGACGCATCGCCCCGGACTGA
- a CDS encoding Gfo/Idh/MocA family oxidoreductase — protein MRRVTRREFVGRAVAAGTVLAHAPELLRGQNLNGKLDIAVIGAGGRGGASLNELTINPEAPPKRTDGSGPLDRHPDENIVALCDINQESLDSAGVRYPKAAKFTDLRKVFENPKAFDAVVVATAEHTHVFATYLALTHGKHVYCEKPLAYNIWETRLVRETARKYPHLSTQMGNQGHASPQRRRIKEILDTGAIGKVREVHVWASRAWGLQDAASAEKFDKPHGFYNGIQIVDRFTETMPVPAHLHYDLWLGPAPERPYHATYFPGPRWYRWWDVGNGTMSDLGSHDNDVPYTVLDLWRQDGQAGRYLAPVSVHAESPNVPVPHKELAPATLKATYEYAAVGDQPALTLVWHQGDSKPPGWVEAWGARSCVFIGEKGMLLGNGTLLPEDRFASVTPPPETLPRSPGHWVEWVDHAKGKGPVPGSNFQYAAWTTEANHLGNVAYRTGRKIEWDWRTMRATNAPEAAPFIRRPRFRAGWEGILPREI, from the coding sequence GTGCGACGTGTCACGCGCCGCGAGTTCGTGGGGCGCGCGGTGGCGGCCGGCACGGTACTGGCGCACGCGCCGGAGCTGTTGCGCGGGCAGAACCTGAACGGCAAGCTCGACATCGCCGTCATCGGTGCGGGCGGGCGTGGCGGCGCGAGCCTCAACGAATTGACGATCAACCCGGAAGCGCCGCCCAAGCGCACGGACGGCAGCGGGCCGCTCGACAGGCATCCCGACGAGAACATCGTCGCGCTCTGCGACATCAACCAGGAGTCGCTCGATTCGGCTGGCGTGCGGTATCCGAAGGCCGCGAAGTTCACGGACCTGCGCAAGGTCTTCGAGAACCCGAAGGCATTCGACGCGGTCGTCGTGGCCACGGCGGAGCACACGCACGTGTTCGCCACGTACCTCGCGCTCACGCACGGCAAGCACGTCTACTGCGAGAAGCCGCTCGCCTACAACATCTGGGAGACGCGGCTCGTCCGCGAGACGGCGCGCAAGTATCCGCACCTGTCGACGCAGATGGGCAACCAGGGACACGCGTCACCGCAACGTCGTCGCATCAAGGAGATTCTCGACACCGGCGCGATCGGCAAGGTGCGCGAAGTGCATGTGTGGGCGAGCCGCGCATGGGGGCTGCAGGACGCGGCGTCTGCCGAGAAGTTCGACAAGCCGCACGGCTTCTACAACGGCATCCAGATCGTCGATCGCTTCACGGAGACGATGCCGGTACCGGCGCACCTGCACTACGACCTGTGGCTCGGACCCGCGCCGGAGCGCCCGTATCACGCCACGTATTTCCCGGGCCCGCGCTGGTATCGCTGGTGGGACGTCGGCAACGGCACGATGAGCGATCTCGGATCGCACGACAACGACGTGCCGTACACGGTGCTCGATTTGTGGCGACAGGATGGGCAGGCAGGGCGGTATCTCGCGCCCGTGTCGGTCCACGCCGAGTCGCCGAACGTTCCCGTGCCGCACAAGGAACTCGCACCGGCGACGCTGAAGGCCACGTACGAGTACGCCGCCGTCGGCGATCAGCCCGCGCTCACGCTGGTATGGCACCAGGGCGACAGCAAGCCGCCCGGCTGGGTGGAGGCGTGGGGCGCGCGCTCCTGCGTGTTCATCGGCGAGAAGGGCATGCTCCTCGGCAACGGGACGCTCCTGCCCGAAGACCGTTTCGCGAGCGTCACGCCACCGCCGGAGACGCTGCCGCGCTCACCGGGGCACTGGGTGGAGTGGGTCGACCACGCCAAGGGCAAGGGACCGGTGCCCGGCTCCAACTTCCAGTACGCCGCGTGGACCACGGAAGCCAATCACCTCGGCAACGTCGCGTATCGAACGGGCAGGAAGATTGAATGGGACTGGCGCACCATGCGCGCCACCAACGCCCCCGAAGCCGCCCCCTTCATCCGCCGCCCGCGCTTCCGCGCCGGGTGGGAGGGAATTCTGCCGAGGGAGATCTAG
- a CDS encoding isochorismate synthase: protein MLHTSVSPLFVLASPTDTMTAPVTSGAIRDAVTDVESTAWRAVAGRPDAALVGALPFDRHAPAHLFAVDDVHREPTSRVAPGSRQSVTPHQWRIVEQPSRGAYERAVREALDAMAAAGVDKVVLGRLLALHGPAPIDVARVFTSLRSDAAAHAFCVPLADVAPGTARTLVGASPELLIERRGRDVTSLPMAGSTPRRGTVEADQRAARALAESAKDLYEHRFVVEFVLDTLAPYCETLTAPPVPELAATPTLWHLATPVSGTLKCDVSSLELAAALHPTPAVCGSPRQEAQSLIARLEPFDREFFGGSVGWCTGDGDGRWVVAIRCAEIAGADARLFAGAGIVPGSVPSLEADETGAKFRTLLRALGAE, encoded by the coding sequence GTGCTCCACACCTCGGTGTCGCCCCTGTTCGTCCTGGCCAGCCCGACAGACACGATGACAGCCCCGGTGACCTCCGGCGCGATTCGCGACGCGGTCACCGACGTCGAGTCGACGGCGTGGCGCGCCGTGGCGGGGCGTCCTGACGCCGCCCTCGTCGGCGCGCTGCCCTTCGACAGGCACGCGCCCGCACACCTGTTCGCCGTCGACGACGTCCACCGTGAACCGACGTCGCGCGTGGCGCCCGGCTCGCGACAGTCCGTGACGCCGCACCAGTGGCGGATCGTCGAGCAGCCTTCGCGGGGCGCGTACGAGCGCGCGGTGCGCGAGGCACTCGACGCGATGGCAGCCGCTGGCGTGGACAAGGTCGTGCTCGGTCGCCTGCTCGCCCTGCACGGACCGGCGCCCATCGACGTCGCGCGTGTCTTCACGTCCCTGCGCTCCGATGCCGCCGCACACGCGTTCTGCGTGCCGCTGGCCGACGTCGCACCGGGAACGGCGCGCACGCTGGTCGGCGCGAGTCCGGAACTGCTCATCGAGCGTCGTGGCAGGGACGTGACGTCGTTGCCCATGGCCGGGTCCACGCCGCGTCGGGGAACGGTCGAAGCGGACCAGCGCGCCGCGCGCGCGCTCGCGGAGTCGGCCAAGGATCTGTACGAGCACCGCTTCGTTGTCGAGTTCGTGCTCGACACTCTGGCGCCGTACTGCGAGACGCTCACCGCACCGCCTGTACCGGAACTGGCAGCGACGCCGACGCTGTGGCACCTGGCGACGCCTGTCTCGGGCACGCTCAAGTGCGATGTCTCGTCGCTCGAACTCGCCGCGGCCCTGCACCCGACGCCTGCCGTGTGCGGGTCGCCGCGCCAGGAGGCGCAGTCGCTCATCGCGCGGCTCGAGCCCTTCGATCGCGAGTTCTTCGGGGGCTCCGTGGGCTGGTGTACCGGCGATGGCGACGGGCGCTGGGTGGTGGCGATTCGCTGCGCCGAGATCGCCGGCGCAGACGCCCGCCTCTTCGCCGGCGCCGGCATCGTCCCCGGCTCGGTGCCGAGTCTCGAAGCCGACGAAACCGGCGCGAAGTTCAGAACGCTGCTGCGCGCCCTCGGCGCCGAATGA
- a CDS encoding response regulator transcription factor: MPTESVAQLTNRSEIVTLLSSSGPSQRVLVVEDERKLARALDEGLYQTGYAVTVVSSGEDALDALTRDAFDVVLLDVMLPGLDGFGVVSAMRRAGDATPVLMLTARDTVADRVDGLDAGADDYLVKPFEWPELLARLRALTRRGQRPDTRLSIADLLVDRVERIATRAGRDLLLTPREFDLLAYLLQHAGQVVSRDMLARDVWRQDHRGTPIDNVIDVHVVRLRRKVDHGFAPALIHTIRGLGFVLRDNQP, encoded by the coding sequence ATGCCGACCGAATCGGTCGCTCAACTGACGAATCGTTCAGAAATCGTGACGCTCCTCTCTTCCAGCGGTCCCTCCCAGCGCGTGCTCGTCGTCGAGGACGAACGCAAGCTGGCGCGCGCTCTCGACGAGGGGCTCTACCAGACCGGCTACGCGGTCACCGTAGTCTCGTCAGGCGAGGACGCGCTCGACGCGCTGACACGCGACGCGTTCGACGTCGTGCTCCTCGACGTGATGCTGCCCGGCCTCGACGGGTTCGGCGTGGTCTCGGCGATGCGACGTGCCGGCGACGCCACGCCGGTGTTGATGCTGACGGCGCGCGACACGGTCGCCGATCGCGTCGACGGCCTCGACGCCGGTGCCGACGACTACCTCGTGAAGCCGTTCGAGTGGCCGGAACTCCTCGCGCGACTGCGGGCACTCACCCGTCGCGGCCAACGGCCCGACACGCGTCTCTCCATCGCGGATCTCCTCGTCGATCGCGTGGAGCGGATCGCGACGCGCGCCGGTCGGGACCTGCTGCTCACGCCGCGCGAGTTCGACCTGCTGGCGTATCTGCTGCAGCATGCCGGCCAGGTCGTCTCCCGCGACATGCTCGCGCGCGACGTCTGGCGACAGGACCATCGCGGCACGCCGATCGACAACGTCATCGATGTCCATGTGGTACGCCTGCGCCGCAAGGTGGATCACGGCTTCGCACCAGCGCTGATTCACACGATTCGCGGACTGGGCTTTGTCCTGCGCGACAATCAGCCGTAG
- a CDS encoding (Fe-S)-binding protein — protein MARAVETCVHCGFCLTACPTYQVLGEEMDSPRGRIVLMKQVLEGTLSADDAQPHVDRCLGCLGCVTACPSRVAYGDLLVPFRSSPVTRGTSTLDRLQRQLLLDTLESPALFRVSARLGAIAKRAARVLPARVRPMLDLLPTRLPEPVAIPPLVKPIGPRRARVGLLAGCVQQALGPEIALTTVRVLAANGVEVVTPPQQGCCGALALHTGEADRAYDRATALIRAFPPDLDAVVTNAAGCGSAMKEYGHAFAGRAQEDALAAFSSRVRDVSEFLHALGQVPMPPLDEPLVVAYHDACHLSHAQGIRRAPRALLASIPNVRIVDIPDGDICCGSAGLYNVEHPDIADTLGARKARAVATTGADVLTAGNIGCLVQIARHLNAAGTPIPVMHTMVLLDRAIRNAPATGNGQPATG, from the coding sequence ATGGCACGCGCCGTGGAAACGTGCGTGCACTGCGGCTTCTGCCTCACGGCCTGTCCCACCTATCAGGTGCTCGGCGAGGAGATGGACTCGCCGCGCGGGCGGATCGTGCTGATGAAGCAGGTGCTCGAAGGCACGCTGTCTGCCGATGACGCACAGCCGCACGTGGACCGCTGCCTCGGCTGTCTCGGCTGCGTCACGGCGTGCCCATCACGTGTGGCGTATGGCGATCTGCTCGTGCCGTTCCGGTCGTCGCCGGTAACCCGAGGCACATCGACTCTCGATCGCCTGCAGCGACAACTCCTGCTCGACACGCTGGAATCGCCGGCACTGTTCAGGGTGTCGGCCCGCCTGGGCGCGATCGCGAAGCGCGCCGCGCGCGTACTGCCGGCACGCGTCAGGCCGATGCTCGATCTGCTGCCGACGCGACTGCCCGAACCGGTGGCCATCCCGCCGCTCGTCAAGCCGATCGGCCCTCGACGCGCCCGGGTTGGCCTGCTTGCGGGATGCGTGCAACAGGCGCTCGGTCCGGAGATCGCCCTCACCACGGTACGCGTGCTCGCCGCCAATGGCGTCGAGGTGGTGACGCCGCCGCAGCAGGGCTGCTGCGGTGCGCTGGCGCTGCACACGGGCGAAGCCGACCGCGCATACGACAGGGCCACGGCGCTCATCAGGGCGTTCCCGCCCGATCTCGACGCGGTCGTCACCAACGCCGCCGGCTGTGGGTCGGCGATGAAAGAATACGGACACGCCTTCGCGGGGCGCGCGCAGGAGGACGCGCTGGCGGCGTTCTCGTCACGCGTGCGTGACGTGTCGGAGTTTCTTCACGCATTGGGCCAGGTGCCGATGCCGCCGCTCGACGAACCGCTGGTCGTGGCCTATCACGACGCCTGCCACCTCTCGCACGCACAGGGCATCCGCCGCGCGCCGCGCGCGCTGCTCGCGTCGATCCCGAACGTACGGATCGTCGACATCCCGGATGGCGACATCTGCTGCGGATCGGCAGGCCTCTACAACGTCGAACACCCGGACATCGCGGACACCCTCGGCGCGCGCAAGGCCCGCGCCGTGGCCACCACCGGCGCCGACGTCCTGACAGCCGGCAACATCGGCTGCCTCGTCCAGATCGCGCGCCATCTGAATGCCGCAGGCACCCCGATCCCCGTCATGCACACGATGGTGTTGCTCGACAGGGCGATACGGAATGCTCCGGCAACCGGCAACGGGCAACCGGCAACAGGATAG
- a CDS encoding FAD-binding protein produces the protein MAREDLLPALGRVVPADRLLTRPGALAPYEFDGLTAYRARPCAVILAESADEVIETVRLCHAARVPFMARGSGTSLSGGAVPIEDGVVIALNRLNRVLRLDPDARIAVVEPGVVNLAVTALAAPHGLYYAPDPSSQSVCTIGGNVAFNSGGAHCFRHGMTANHVLGLRVVLGDGTVVTLGGESLEQVGPDMTGLFIGSEGLFGVALEITLRLVTRPALYRTMLAAYDSLQAAGDAVSRVIESGLLPGAMEIMDRLAMDAAEAAVQAGYPRDAAAVLIVECEGESPQVEAEFTRLMQIIEASGAAHTHVAADDDERALIWKGRKCAFSAVGRLSPDFIVQDGVVPRARLGEALAAIEALSRTHGVRVANVFHAGDGNLHPLILYDGRVSGAHDRAEALAADILRLCISLGGSITGEHGVGLEKRAFLREMYGEPDIDWMRRLRAAMDPHAVANPGKKLDPAFDIPASHGLHPLERAGVISRV, from the coding sequence GTGGCGCGCGAAGATCTCCTGCCAGCGCTCGGGCGCGTGGTGCCTGCCGATCGCCTGCTGACGCGGCCTGGCGCGCTCGCACCATACGAGTTCGACGGCCTCACCGCGTATCGCGCACGCCCCTGCGCGGTGATCCTGGCCGAATCGGCGGACGAGGTGATCGAAACCGTGCGGCTGTGCCACGCGGCGCGCGTGCCGTTCATGGCGCGCGGAAGCGGGACCAGCCTGTCTGGCGGCGCGGTGCCCATCGAAGACGGCGTGGTCATCGCGCTCAATCGCCTGAACCGCGTGCTCCGGCTCGATCCCGATGCCCGCATCGCCGTCGTGGAACCCGGGGTCGTCAACCTCGCCGTCACGGCACTTGCCGCTCCGCACGGTCTCTACTACGCTCCCGATCCCTCGAGCCAGTCGGTGTGCACCATCGGCGGCAACGTGGCCTTCAACTCCGGTGGCGCGCACTGCTTCCGTCATGGCATGACGGCCAACCACGTGCTGGGGCTGCGCGTGGTGCTCGGCGACGGCACCGTGGTGACGCTTGGCGGCGAGAGCCTCGAACAGGTCGGGCCGGACATGACGGGGCTCTTCATCGGCTCGGAAGGCCTGTTCGGCGTGGCGCTGGAGATCACGCTGCGTCTCGTGACGCGGCCAGCGCTCTACCGCACGATGCTTGCCGCGTACGACAGCCTGCAGGCGGCAGGCGATGCCGTCTCGCGCGTGATCGAGTCGGGTCTGCTGCCGGGCGCGATGGAGATCATGGATCGGCTCGCGATGGACGCCGCCGAGGCCGCCGTCCAGGCTGGCTACCCTCGCGACGCCGCGGCCGTCCTCATCGTGGAGTGCGAAGGTGAATCGCCGCAGGTCGAGGCCGAGTTCACGCGCCTGATGCAGATCATCGAGGCGTCTGGCGCCGCGCACACGCACGTGGCCGCCGACGATGACGAACGGGCGCTGATCTGGAAGGGCCGCAAGTGCGCGTTCTCGGCCGTGGGGCGCCTCAGTCCCGACTTCATCGTGCAGGACGGCGTGGTACCGCGCGCGCGGCTCGGCGAGGCACTGGCCGCGATCGAGGCCTTGTCCCGGACGCACGGCGTTCGCGTAGCCAACGTCTTCCACGCCGGCGATGGCAACCTGCACCCGTTGATCCTCTACGACGGCCGTGTGAGTGGCGCACACGATCGCGCCGAGGCGCTGGCGGCCGACATCCTGCGGTTGTGCATCAGCCTCGGTGGATCGATCACCGGCGAGCACGGCGTAGGCCTGGAGAAGCGCGCGTTCCTCCGCGAGATGTACGGAGAGCCCGATATCGACTGGATGCGACGACTCCGCGCCGCGATGGACCCGCACGCCGTGGCCAATCCTGGCAAGAAGCTCGATCCGGCCTTCGACATCCCTGCCTCGCACGGCCTCCACCCGCTCGAGCGCGCGGGCGTGATCTCGCGCGTATGA
- a CDS encoding L-lactate permease, with amino-acid sequence MWQQVYDPFGQAWLSTIFAALPIVALLGSLAFLKLHAHKAALVGLVTSLVVAIGLFGMPASMAFASAGYGAAYGLLPIGWIVINVIFLYQLTEQRGLFATLRQSITHVTRDARLQLLLVAFAFGAFFEGAAGFGTPVAVTGALLIGLGFAPLAASGLSLIANTAPVAFGALGTPIIALSAVSGLDLLALSGMVGRQLPLFSVIVPFWLIAAFAGWRGMIGVWPAILAAGVPFAVLQGLVSNLHGPWLVDVAAAIASMLSLVLFLRVWQPSDGWTPGDRLGARQDDGAAEPTRADVIRAWVPWAILSALVFVWGLPPVKAALDDWTTVRLAVPGLHDLIQRVPPVVAEAAREPALFAVSWLSATGTSIFIAAIVAGLVMGCSIAELVRTYVRTLVLVRTSLVTIAVMMAIGFTTRYSGLDATLGLAFAGTGVLYPFFGTMLGWLGVALTGSDTSSNVLFGSLQRITAEQLGLNPVLMAASNSSGGVMGKMIDAQSIVVASTATRWYGHEGDILRYVFWHSLVLAAMVGGLVLLQAYVPPFTHLVW; translated from the coding sequence ATGTGGCAGCAGGTGTACGACCCCTTCGGGCAGGCCTGGCTGTCCACCATCTTCGCGGCGTTGCCCATCGTGGCGTTGCTCGGATCGCTGGCGTTCCTGAAGCTGCACGCGCACAAGGCGGCGCTCGTCGGCCTCGTGACGTCGCTCGTCGTGGCCATCGGGCTGTTCGGCATGCCGGCCTCGATGGCATTCGCGAGCGCTGGGTACGGTGCCGCTTACGGGTTGCTGCCCATCGGCTGGATCGTCATCAACGTCATCTTCCTCTACCAGCTCACCGAACAGCGCGGCTTGTTCGCCACGCTGCGGCAGAGCATCACGCACGTCACGCGCGACGCGCGGCTGCAACTCCTGCTCGTGGCGTTCGCCTTCGGCGCGTTCTTCGAGGGGGCCGCTGGCTTCGGGACGCCCGTCGCCGTCACCGGCGCGCTCCTGATCGGGCTTGGCTTCGCGCCACTCGCCGCATCGGGACTCTCGCTCATCGCCAACACGGCGCCCGTGGCGTTCGGTGCCCTCGGCACGCCCATCATCGCGTTGAGCGCCGTGAGCGGACTCGACCTGCTCGCGTTGAGCGGCATGGTCGGTCGCCAGTTGCCGCTGTTCTCCGTGATCGTCCCGTTCTGGCTCATCGCGGCGTTCGCGGGCTGGCGCGGCATGATCGGCGTCTGGCCGGCAATCCTCGCCGCCGGCGTGCCGTTCGCGGTGCTCCAGGGGCTCGTCTCCAACCTGCATGGTCCCTGGCTCGTCGACGTGGCGGCGGCCATCGCGTCGATGCTGTCGCTGGTGCTGTTCCTAAGGGTGTGGCAACCGTCAGACGGCTGGACGCCGGGCGACCGCCTCGGCGCGCGTCAGGACGATGGTGCGGCGGAGCCGACGCGTGCCGATGTCATCCGGGCATGGGTGCCGTGGGCGATTCTCAGCGCGCTCGTGTTCGTGTGGGGACTCCCGCCCGTGAAGGCCGCGCTCGACGACTGGACCACCGTGCGCCTCGCGGTGCCGGGTCTGCACGACCTCATCCAGCGTGTGCCGCCGGTGGTGGCCGAGGCCGCGCGCGAGCCGGCGTTGTTCGCCGTGTCGTGGCTGTCGGCCACGGGCACGAGCATCTTCATCGCCGCGATCGTTGCCGGACTCGTGATGGGCTGCTCCATCGCGGAACTCGTCAGGACGTACGTCAGGACGCTCGTGCTCGTGCGCACGTCGCTCGTCACGATTGCCGTGATGATGGCGATCGGGTTCACCACGCGCTACTCGGGGCTCGATGCCACGCTCGGTCTCGCCTTCGCGGGGACTGGTGTCCTGTACCCGTTCTTCGGCACCATGCTCGGGTGGCTCGGCGTCGCACTCACGGGATCGGACACCTCGTCGAACGTGCTCTTCGGAAGCCTGCAGCGGATCACGGCGGAACAGCTCGGACTCAATCCCGTGCTGATGGCGGCCTCCAACAGCTCGGGCGGCGTCATGGGCAAGATGATCGACGCCCAGAGCATCGTGGTCGCCAGCACGGCGACGCGGTGGTACGGGCACGAGGGCGACATCCTGCGGTACGTGTTCTGGCACAGTCTCGTCCTCGCGGCGATGGTCGGCGGCCTGGTCCTGTTGCAGGCCTACGTCCCGCCGTTCACGCACCTGGTGTGGTGA
- a CDS encoding alanine--glyoxylate aminotransferase family protein codes for MSTLPTTPRLLLGPGPSPVLPRVLEAMTAPQRSHLDPDMVALLDDVRRRLHGLFNVGDGGIALAVSGTGSSGLETAIANVVAPGDRVLSIVTGYFGERLAQVAERYGADVTRLTGEWGRAIDPEQVRTALEHGSCQVVTVVHAETSTGVLQPVRDVAALARAHGALVVVDAVTSLGAHPVDVDGWGLDVVYSCSQKGLGAPSGLAPIAFNAAARTRATSRSFYLDLPLLEGYWVKRGYHHTISTPLIYALHEALRVIDEETMPARAARHERVHGEFVAALGELGLSLLPPEGERLWTLNAVRIPESVTDEAKVRVALRDQHGIEIGAGLGPLAGKVWRIGLMGAGATSENVGRLTNALEAAISLGR; via the coding sequence GTGAGTACGCTGCCTACGACCCCGCGCCTCCTGCTCGGTCCCGGACCGAGCCCCGTCCTCCCCCGCGTGCTGGAAGCGATGACTGCGCCGCAGCGCAGTCATCTCGATCCCGACATGGTCGCGCTGCTCGACGACGTCAGGCGGCGTCTGCACGGCCTGTTCAACGTCGGCGACGGGGGCATCGCGCTCGCCGTCTCGGGTACGGGCTCGTCGGGCCTCGAAACCGCCATCGCCAACGTCGTGGCTCCCGGCGATCGCGTGCTGTCGATCGTCACCGGTTATTTCGGCGAGCGACTCGCGCAGGTGGCCGAGCGCTACGGGGCCGATGTCACGCGTCTCACCGGCGAGTGGGGTCGCGCCATCGATCCCGAACAGGTGCGCACGGCGCTCGAACACGGGTCCTGCCAGGTGGTCACCGTCGTCCACGCGGAGACATCGACGGGCGTGCTGCAGCCGGTGCGCGACGTGGCTGCCCTGGCGCGCGCGCACGGTGCCCTCGTCGTCGTCGATGCCGTGACGTCGCTCGGCGCGCACCCCGTCGACGTGGACGGCTGGGGCCTCGACGTCGTCTACAGCTGCAGCCAGAAAGGTCTCGGCGCGCCTTCGGGTCTCGCGCCCATCGCGTTCAACGCCGCCGCGCGCACGCGCGCCACGAGCCGCAGCTTCTATCTGGACCTGCCGCTGCTCGAGGGGTACTGGGTCAAGCGCGGCTATCACCACACCATCTCGACACCGCTGATCTATGCGCTCCACGAAGCCCTGCGCGTGATCGACGAAGAGACCATGCCGGCGCGTGCGGCCCGGCACGAGCGCGTGCACGGCGAGTTCGTTGCGGCTCTCGGGGAACTCGGTCTCTCGCTGCTGCCCCCGGAAGGCGAGCGTCTCTGGACGCTCAACGCCGTACGCATCCCGGAGAGCGTCACCGACGAGGCAAAGGTACGCGTGGCCCTGCGCGATCAGCACGGCATCGAGATCGGCGCCGGCCTGGGACCGCTCGCCGGCAAGGTGTGGCGCATCGGCCTCATGGGCGCAGGCGCCACGAGCGAGAACGTCGGACGCCTGACAAACGCGCTCGAGGCTGCTATCAGCCTCGGCAGGTAG